The genomic DNA ATTCTTTTTGAATGTCCGTAGTTACATCGAAAATTATCTCCTTAACATTCAGGTAAATAGCATTCCAAAAATACGACAATTCTCTTCGAATTTTTGTTTTGACCAAGACTGTTTAACGTTTCGTACACTAATCGTGATATACCGTTACACCGAAAAAGCCCTTAATGCAAGGGCTTTTTCAAACTCATGAAGCTTCTACTTCATCTTGTATCGTTATTTTATTTTTTCCAGTGTTTTTAGAAATGTACATACGTTCGTCAGCGGTCTTTAGTAGTTCTTCGACTGAACCTTGCCCCACAGCAATACCAATTGACATAGTGATGTTTATCTCTTTTCGGACTGATTCCAAGATTTTTTCAGCAAGGCGTTCAGTGAACATGGTGTTAGTCACTAATCCAATCAACTCTTCTCCACCGTACCTAACCCCAAAACCGTAACCATTTAAAATTCTTCGAATAACTTCCCCTGTTTGCTGTAATACAAGATCACCATGCTCATGGCCTTTTTCATCATTCAATTTTTTAAAATTATCGATGTCACAAAAGATAATTCCTATTTCTTGCTGCTGTACTAATTGTTCTGCCTTTTTAAATAGCCAGCGTCGGTTATAAAGGCCTGTAAGGGTATCAGTAATGACATTCTCACTAGCATTTCTCATCATGCTTAAAAGCTGCGCTGTGTGCTTAATATGGTTTAGCACAAAATAGATTGTCGCACCGCTCCAAATAAATGTATCTGTGTTTGTTGTAATTGTTAAAAATGCTGAGAGTGACATGATTAATACAGCTGATCGATCTTTAAATTCACCGTATTTATATCCCCCATAAATCAAATAGAGCATTAAAAAAATCAAGGCTATTCCTTTTACAAAGGGGATGAAGGTAGCTATGACTAGTAAAGCTATAACTATTTTGCTAATAAAGTGTTCATTCAATAACCAGGGCTTTACAAACTCTGCTAAAAAAATGCTCATCATTAAAAATGGGATATAAAAATTTAACTGGAGCGGCAGCCATATATAAATACCAGCTGATAGTAATAATAGTAATTGACCAAT from Lysinibacillus irui includes the following:
- a CDS encoding GGDEF domain-containing protein yields the protein MPILTIVLSTLYQYIRLQFNMAINMKNARKENMLLLIGQLLLLLSAGIYIWLPLQLNFYIPFLMMSIFLAEFVKPWLLNEHFISKIVIALLVIATFIPFVKGIALIFLMLYLIYGGYKYGEFKDRSAVLIMSLSAFLTITTNTDTFIWSGATIYFVLNHIKHTAQLLSMMRNASENVITDTLTGLYNRRWLFKKAEQLVQQQEIGIIFCDIDNFKKLNDEKGHEHGDLVLQQTGEVIRRILNGYGFGVRYGGEELIGLVTNTMFTERLAEKILESVRKEINITMSIGIAVGQGSVEELLKTADERMYISKNTGKNKITIQDEVEAS